The stretch of DNA TAAGCAATTTAAGAAGTTTTGCTCTAACTGTGTCAGATAAAAGAAATTTTATATGTCTTGCGATAATGAGAGGCTGCAGGAGGGGTAAACACTTGCTCCTGATACACAATTTATAATTAATAAATCAGTAACTGGTTTAGCTTCTTTTATGCACAATGAAACTGAGGTTGAAATGTGAAATGGGGAATGTGCACCTGTCACAGGTCTTATAGGTGATTTCAAGAAAAATGTTTAATTAGTAGTAATATGCAATGTCTTATTTTCTTAGAGGTAGCTTGTATTCTGGGTCGTACAACTACACACTATTGTTTAACTATAGTAGGAATACAATGCAACTTCGTTTCTCTATGGTTAAGTTTGTTGAACCTTTTTAACATTCTTACTGGCGTCAAGTACTGCTTGTACACCATGATAATTTACATAGTAAAAGTCTTCTAAAAAAAGATCATGAGAGCATTATATTTACAGTAACCATATAAGCAAAAAATAAATTAGCTTGTTTGGCATCTAGCATATTTTAGGTTTCAGATAACACTTGGCATAACGCTGTACTTTTATAAGCTGTAAGACATGAAATTCATGCCCAGCAGCAAATCATGTGGTACTACTATTGTACGACTAGACTAACTGATGACCCCCTTGAGTTTTGATCCCACTCTAAACTGGAACTAGTTGCTGCCGAATATCACAAACAAAAGTGTGTTAAGCAAACCAAGCAAGCACCCTCTAACTGGGCAAGGGAATCTCTACAAGCTCATTATTGCAATCTCCAAAAGAAAGAAGAGCCAAGATTCAATTGATGCTTGAACGTGTCTTTTGAGGCAATCATATTGTAGACGTACATAACTTCTATTTTGAAAAGAGTTGCTTCAATGCACAGACATTTATATACAAGATAGAACAAAGTTGTATCAGCTATACTTGCATGGCTGGTTTCAGATACATTAATAGAATATGGACACGTATTTTCTTCTGAATTCGAGTGAATCTTTTATATAGGTTTTTGTTGTCTTTTTTCGCTCTCATTGTTGGCTCATGTTGGGTGTCATCTCTAGTCTACCGTAACTTGGTTGTTGAATTTGAGTGTGATTTATTCTAATGTCTTGTGTGGTTGAAACTATTATTCTAATTTGTTTGCTCCTGCCTGTAACCACCGTTCCATGCCCATGCAGTGCTCTAGGAACTTGGTTCTTCTCGGTTGCTGGTGCTCTTGTTGCTATTCCTGTCGGCATAAAGAAGAAATCCTTAGCTCCTCTGGTCTTCTTTGGCACCACTGGAACCATGCTGGACATCATCATGGGCATTAGCCAATGTGAGAGGGAGCATGCTGAGCGGCAGATGAAGCTTTTGGAAGCTCAGAAACTTTCAGCCGATGTTTCAGCTGAGAGTGGAAGCTCTGATTCTTTTGGCAGTGTTGACAAGTAAAATGCTTCTCTTATTTTTCCCAAACTTATGGCCTCACCGCTTATGATTGGAATTGTTGCTCAGATTCCAATTTCATGCCTTTGAACTTCCAAAATATATCGTTCCTATTTCCCAATAATGTGTAATTGCGCATTGAGAAATGATCAGTCAGTCAAAAGTGTGCCCCAGTTGCTAGTGAAGCAATGGTGCAATACTTTCTGATGGGTGCACTAAAAGATTTAACTCTTCATCGATACTGAACATGTCACGGGCTTGCAGCTGCAAGACATAAGCGATGCTGTGACTGACATAAGTTGTAAACTTGTTTGCAGTCACATGAAGTACGGTTGGTGAATTTCATTCAATCCCTCATATAGACAATGCTGGATCCACTGTCTTTTAATCTTTTTATATTGTGAATTGGCAAAATTATAACCAGGTTCATCTTGGTCCTTGATCATCAAGCACCACCTATTATAGACAGTGCACTACAGAATAACTAGCGAAATAGCTTGAATAATTGTGCGGCTAGGTTTCAACTTCTTAAAATATTTCTGTAGTTCTCTACAAAACAGTGGAAAAAGATAAAGACAAATGGACAATGTATGACAAATTAGTTGTCCTCTCATGTATAAATTCGAATTGTTATGTTACAACAGGTGGAGTGTGACTTAAAATGTTTATGCTGCTAAAATTATTATTCTACTTGAATCTAAATGCTCATGTGCAAATTAGCATGTGATTTTTTTCCTTAAAAATTTGGTTATATACTTAGCACCAAAGCTTAACTGACAAAATTCACTTTGCGCCCCAGGTATATATACTTACATACACTTTGTACCAAAATGCTTCATGACACATGTCAAACATAGGAAAAAACTTGGTGATGTCTCTTTAAACATGATTGAAATCGATATATTGCTGATGTCGAAGTTGATTTGCCCCAACAAATCACTACGGCCCTTTAGGAGATCAAAGGCATAGTGTATCAGATCATTGGAGCGAGGAT from Panicum hallii strain FIL2 chromosome 3, PHallii_v3.1, whole genome shotgun sequence encodes:
- the LOC112885739 gene encoding uncharacterized protein LOC112885739, coding for MERVGGGVKQLEDCTVSNALGTWFFSVAGALVAIPVGIKKKSLAPLVFFGTTGTMLDIIMGISQCEREHAERQMKLLEAQKLSADVSAESGSSDSFGSVDK